One genomic window of Arachis stenosperma cultivar V10309 chromosome 10, arast.V10309.gnm1.PFL2, whole genome shotgun sequence includes the following:
- the LOC130957654 gene encoding uncharacterized protein LOC130957654: MASEEESFLVLVHCSGKIKRSAKYGVKFTDREPLSVFISSSSTLSDVKNSILQKVGVFGGKWVKKLFYKILIAVVSTGVKYDTFVLAADENIRVLFHCVKSFSEVRIHELFTKLEVGVDSSGASALVHSSTAAGGVSSLMPAVRSSVPQVASPSFTIDLDRMEVVVSIPLENPKVWQQAFEVGTGGGMIHDVQGFGEPDGVENAIRDDDSDQEPVDIIGDIDDDTGANPHEAVLSVKDYSIRRGVEFRVLESDHLKYHGKCKEFGKGCSWLIRISLRAQKGTWEVKRYNSPHICLATSIFSYHYQLDYYVICVRIFPLVRADAAVTVKLLQQAIEADYEFRPSYRKVWMEKQKLVAQIYGDWEDSYAELPRWMLGVQSTMAGTVTVLKTSPVRLGDEVDESTVYFHRLFWTFPPCIETFRHYKPLVSIDGTHLYGKYGGTLLLAIARDGNSNILPIAFALVEGENTESWSFFLSNLRLHVTPQEGILVISDRHNGIKAALENPENGWLPPRAFRAYCIRHVEANFSLSFKVKDARRMLVNAAYAKMKQSFITGLTSCRLRIRSCVTGPTGWSMTSGPNTRIAFCSAHPRRPMPPYAGPTIIPDPNMRRAREGHPKATRIRSSMDQSVGSLVIRGRTVSSEDILLAGMVRCYDVYYLVVVV, translated from the exons ATGGCAAGTGAGGAAGAGAGTTTTCTTGTCTTAGTGCATTGCTCTGGGAAAATCAAAAGAAGTGCAAAATATGGTGTGAAGTTCACTGACAGGGAACCATTGAGTGTATTCATTAGTTCATCAAGCACTTTGTCAGATGTGAAGAATAGCATCTTGCAGAAGGTTGGGGTATTTGGGGGCAAGTGGGTGAAGAAGCTATTCTACAAGATTCTCATCGCAGTAGTTTCGACTGGTGTTAAGTATGATACGTTTGTGCTAGCGGCTGATGAAAATATTAGGGTTCTGTTTCATTGTGTTAAGAGTTTTTCAGAGGTCAGAATACACGAGTTGTTTACGAAGTTGGAGGTTGGTGTGGACAGTTCTGGGGCATCAGCTCTGGTTCATAGCTCGACTGCCGCTGGCGGTGTATCCAGTTTGATGCCTGCGGTCAGATCATCTGTTCCGCAAGTCGCATCCCCTTCATTCACGATTGATTTAGATCGAATGGAGGTAGTTGTTTCTATACCATTGGAGAATCCTAAGGTCTGGCAACAGGCCTTTGAGGTGGGCACCGGTGGTGGAATGATTCATGATGTTCAAGGCTTCGGAGAACCTGATGGAGTAGAGAATGCAATACGGGACGATGACTCTGACCAGGAGCCTGTAGATATCATTGGGGACATCGATGATGACACCGGTGCCAATCCAC ATGAAGCTGTGCTAAGTGTGAAGGACTATAGCATCCGTCGAGGTGTTGAATTCAGAGTCTTGGAATCGGATCATCTGAAGTACCATGGAAAATGCAAGGAGTTCGGAAAGGGTTGTAGTTGGTTGATTCGCATATCGCTGCGTGCACAAAAGGGCACTTGGGAGGTTAAGAGGTACAACAGTCCGCACATTTGTTTGGCCACCTCTATTTTCAGTTATCACTATCAGCTGGATTACTACGTTATCTGTGTGAGAATTTTTCCGTTGGTTAGGGCGGATGCTGCGGTTACGGTAAAGCTCTTGCAACAAGCAATAGAAGCCGATTACGAGTTCAGGCCTAGTTACAGGAAGGTTTGGATGGAAAAACAGAAGCTCGTAGCCCAAATATATGGAGATTGGGAAGATTCATATGCTGAGTTGCCACGTTGGATGCTAGGGGTACAGTCAACCATGGCTGGGACAGTCACTGTGTTGAAGACATCTCCTGTTCGACTGGGGGATGAGGTCGATGAGTCAACGGTGTACTTTCATCGACTTTTCTGGACATTTCCACCCTGCATCGAGACCTTTAGGCATTACAAGCCCCTCGTGAGTATTGACGGTACCCACTTGTATGGCAAGTACGGAGGCACGCTACTGTTGGCGATAGCGCGGGATGGGAACTCGAACATCCTCCCGATAGCCTTCGCCCTTGTTGAGGGAGAAAATACGGAGTCATGGTCATTTTTCTTGTCCAACCTACGATTGCATGTGACGCCACAGGAGGGTATTCTTGTTATCTCTGACAGGCATAATGGCATCAAGGCTGCACTTGAGAACCCCGAGAATGGTTGGCTGCCTCCACGTGCTTTTCGAGCGTACTGTATTCGTCATGTGGAAGCGAATTTTAGCCTTAGCTTCAAAGTTAAAGATGCGAGGAGGATGCTGGTTAATGCTGCATATGCAAAAATGAAGCAGAGTTTTATTACTGGTTTGACATCATGCAGACTGAGAATCCGGTCATGTGTGACTGGGCCAACCGGATGGAGTATGACAAGTGGACCCAACACGAGGATAGCG TTTTGTTCCGCTCATCCCAGAAGGCCTATGCCCCCATATGCTGGACCAACTATCATTCCTGATCCTAACATGAGGCGTGCAAGGGAAGGTCATCCGAAGGCAACCAGGATCCGCAGTAGCATGGATCAGTCTGTCGGCAGCCTGGTCATACGCGGAAGAACTGTGTCCAGCGAAGACATACTGTTGGCGGGGATGGTTAGATGTTATGACGTTTATTATCTCGTTGTTGTTGTCTAA